One region of Tumebacillus amylolyticus genomic DNA includes:
- a CDS encoding futalosine hydrolase: protein MRVLLMTAVSVEQEAVLRGLQGAENFDVQLAGVGPIQAAINTTKVLESAKSPYDLVISAGIAGGFVGRAEVGSIVVSTEIIAADLGAETPEGFSSLDELGFGATRVPVNPDLAKKVMEALQTAGLQAQSGPVLTLSTVTGTAETAAQLAARIPGAAAEGMEGYGVALAAHERGIPVLELRTISNPVGPRDRAAWKIKDALVALESASRVLVEVLR from the coding sequence ATGCGCGTACTACTCATGACGGCGGTGTCCGTCGAGCAAGAAGCGGTCTTGCGCGGACTGCAAGGCGCTGAAAACTTCGACGTTCAACTGGCGGGCGTCGGCCCGATTCAAGCTGCAATCAACACGACGAAAGTGTTGGAATCTGCAAAGTCCCCCTATGACTTGGTGATCAGCGCCGGCATTGCAGGCGGTTTTGTAGGACGAGCAGAAGTCGGCTCCATCGTGGTGTCCACCGAGATCATCGCCGCCGATCTGGGAGCGGAGACCCCCGAAGGGTTCAGTTCCTTGGACGAGCTGGGATTCGGCGCGACCCGCGTGCCGGTCAACCCCGACTTGGCAAAAAAGGTCATGGAAGCTCTGCAAACAGCGGGACTCCAAGCCCAATCCGGCCCGGTGCTCACGCTCTCGACCGTAACCGGCACCGCAGAAACGGCCGCTCAATTGGCGGCGCGAATTCCCGGAGCGGCCGCAGAAGGCATGGAAGGCTACGGAGTCGCTCTCGCCGCACACGAGCGTGGCATCCCCGTTCTCGAACTTCGCACCATCTCGAACCCGGTCGGTCCTCGTGACCGCGCCGCTTGGAAAATAAAAGACGCGCTGGTCGCACTCGAATCCGCCAGCCGCGTGTTAGTGGAGGTACTCCGATGA
- a CDS encoding 1,4-dihydroxy-6-naphthoate synthase, whose protein sequence is MKIAYSPCPNDTFVFHAWAHGLIEGAPELDVTYADIDITNGLAANSTDLDVIKISYAALPWVLENYALLPCGGALGRGCGPLVLSANAETANNPAALSGKKVAVPSERSTAYLLFRLWAAQNVPGGVGEIVVMPFHEIMPAVRDGKIDAGLVIHEARFTYPQYGLTQLVDLGNWWESDTGLPIPLGAIVARRDLDRNAITDWVRQSVEYAWAHPEVSKDYIMCHAQELSPEVAQQHIDLYVNEFTRDLGDKGYEAITGLLTRAAEEGLVPKFDLSKLR, encoded by the coding sequence ATGAAAATTGCATACTCCCCCTGCCCGAACGACACGTTCGTTTTTCACGCATGGGCGCATGGTTTGATCGAGGGCGCACCCGAACTCGATGTGACCTACGCAGACATTGACATCACCAACGGACTGGCGGCGAACTCCACCGACTTGGACGTGATCAAAATTTCCTACGCCGCGCTCCCGTGGGTTTTGGAAAATTACGCACTCCTGCCGTGCGGCGGTGCTCTGGGTCGAGGCTGCGGCCCGCTGGTTCTCAGCGCCAACGCCGAAACTGCGAACAACCCCGCAGCCCTCTCCGGCAAAAAAGTAGCCGTGCCGAGCGAGCGCTCCACCGCCTACTTGTTGTTCCGCCTCTGGGCGGCACAAAACGTCCCCGGCGGCGTCGGCGAAATCGTCGTGATGCCGTTCCACGAGATCATGCCCGCCGTGCGCGACGGCAAAATTGACGCGGGCCTCGTCATCCACGAAGCGCGCTTCACCTACCCCCAATACGGCCTGACGCAACTGGTCGACTTGGGCAACTGGTGGGAATCGGACACCGGACTGCCGATTCCGCTGGGTGCGATCGTTGCGCGCCGCGACCTTGATCGAAACGCGATCACCGACTGGGTACGGCAATCGGTCGAATACGCGTGGGCACATCCGGAAGTTTCGAAGGACTACATCATGTGCCACGCCCAAGAACTCTCCCCCGAAGTCGCCCAACAGCACATCGACCTCTACGTCAACGAATTCACCCGAGACCTCGGCGACAAAGGATACGAAGCCATCACCGGCCTCCTCACACGCGCCGCCGAAGAAGGACTCGTGCCGAAGTTCGACCTTTCAAAGCTTCGATAA